The following are encoded together in the Lathyrus oleraceus cultivar Zhongwan6 chromosome 3, CAAS_Psat_ZW6_1.0, whole genome shotgun sequence genome:
- the LOC127130813 gene encoding uncharacterized protein LOC127130813: protein MSPEIIEADYDLPSLPPNTIDRGAIPSIVQEELALDIPNEDIEYVAKLNNDQMIAFNTIINVIVQKHIGVFFVDGLGGTGKTFLYRTLMVSLRSRGEIVLATASFGITATLLPGGRTAHSRFKIPIDIQRVPFVVFKSKKILQISLELLP, encoded by the exons ATGAGTCCGGAGATAATTGAGGCAG ATTATGATCTCCCATCTTTACCCCCTAATACAATAGACAGAGGTGCAATTCCAAGTATCGTACAAGAGGAGTTAGCGCTCGATATCCCCAATGAAGATATTGAATATGTTGCTAAGTTAAATAATGATCAAATGATTGCATTCAACACCATTATAAATGTAATTGTTCAAAAACACATTGGGGTATTTTTTGTTGATGGTCTAGGAGGAACAGGTAAAACATTCCTTTATAGAACATTAATGGTAAGTTTAAGAAGTAGAGGAGAAATTGTCTTAGCAACTGCATCATTTGGTATAACTGCAACATTGTTACCCGGTGGTAGGACTGCACACTCTCGATTTAAGATACCTATTGATATACAACGAGTTCCATTTGTGGTATTCAAAAGCAAAAAGATCTTGCAAATCTCATTAGAGTTGCTTCCATAA